In Magnetococcales bacterium, a single genomic region encodes these proteins:
- the fusA gene encoding elongation factor G — translation MAREIPLAQVRNIGIMAHIDAGKTTVTERVLFYTGRSHKIGEVHDGAATMDWMAQEQERGITITSAATTCFWNNHRINIIDTPGHVDFTIEVERSLRVLDGSVAVFCAVGGVQPQSETVWRQADRYGVPRIAFVNKMDRMGADFYRVVSMIKDRLGASAIPLQLPVGKEDKYRGMVDLVTRKAWLFDDESMGAKFDITDPPEDMVDEVEEARNTLLETALEQNDELMEKYLDGEEISEEELHSCIRLGVINSAFVPVMCGSAFKNKGIQPLLDSVVEYFPSPLDTPAIEGEDPDSQEVRTRETADSEPLAALAFKIMTDPFVGTLTFFRVYSGVLETGGYIFNAVKQKKERIGRLMLMHANKREDVKEVRAGDIAAAVGLKYTTTGDTLCDIKNPIILERMVFPDPVISIAIEPKTKADQEKMGVALGRLAQEDPSFKVAVDQETNQTIISGMGELHLEILVDRMLREFKVDANIGKPQVAYRETITRETEIEHRFIRQTGGRGQFGHVWLRITPGEPGSGFEFIDQIKGGVVPREYIPAVGKGVEEALTSGVKAGYPMVDLTVTLYDGSYHEVDSSEMAFKIAGSMATKEGCAKARPVLLEPIMAVEVEMPEEYMGDIIGNLNSRRGQIQGMESASGNQVQLVKAMVPLASMFGYATDLRSQTQGRGTFTMQFDHYAEVPTSIADEIVATVKG, via the coding sequence GTGGCAAGGGAAATACCACTGGCCCAGGTGCGCAATATTGGCATCATGGCCCATATCGACGCGGGCAAGACCACGGTTACGGAGCGAGTTCTCTTCTATACCGGCAGGTCCCATAAAATCGGTGAGGTCCATGATGGGGCCGCCACCATGGACTGGATGGCCCAAGAACAGGAGCGCGGAATTACCATCACTTCTGCAGCTACCACCTGTTTTTGGAACAACCACCGGATCAACATCATCGATACTCCCGGGCATGTGGACTTCACCATTGAGGTGGAACGCTCCCTGAGGGTTTTGGATGGATCGGTCGCGGTGTTCTGTGCTGTCGGCGGTGTGCAGCCTCAATCGGAAACGGTCTGGCGTCAAGCCGATCGCTACGGTGTGCCACGAATTGCCTTTGTCAACAAGATGGACCGCATGGGAGCTGACTTCTACCGGGTGGTCTCCATGATCAAAGACCGGTTGGGAGCTTCTGCGATTCCGCTCCAGTTACCGGTTGGCAAAGAAGACAAATATCGCGGTATGGTGGACCTGGTCACCCGTAAGGCGTGGCTTTTTGACGACGAATCCATGGGGGCCAAATTTGATATCACGGATCCCCCTGAGGATATGGTCGATGAGGTGGAAGAAGCACGTAACACCCTGCTAGAGACCGCCTTGGAGCAGAATGACGAATTGATGGAAAAATACCTCGATGGGGAAGAAATCTCCGAAGAGGAACTGCACAGCTGTATTCGTCTTGGCGTGATCAATAGCGCCTTCGTTCCTGTGATGTGCGGCTCAGCCTTTAAAAACAAAGGGATCCAGCCTCTTCTCGACTCTGTTGTCGAATACTTTCCTTCGCCACTTGACACACCGGCCATAGAAGGGGAGGATCCCGACAGCCAGGAAGTCCGCACTCGGGAAACCGCAGACTCGGAACCTCTGGCTGCTTTGGCCTTCAAGATCATGACCGACCCCTTCGTGGGAACCCTGACCTTCTTCCGGGTCTACTCTGGAGTGCTTGAGACGGGTGGGTACATCTTCAACGCGGTCAAACAGAAGAAAGAACGCATCGGTCGCCTTATGCTGATGCACGCCAACAAACGAGAAGATGTCAAAGAGGTTCGTGCCGGGGACATCGCAGCTGCAGTTGGACTGAAATACACCACTACCGGCGACACCCTGTGTGACATAAAGAACCCGATCATTCTGGAGCGTATGGTTTTCCCCGATCCAGTGATCTCGATCGCCATTGAGCCAAAGACCAAGGCTGATCAAGAAAAAATGGGTGTAGCCCTCGGTCGTCTGGCCCAGGAGGATCCCTCTTTCAAAGTGGCGGTGGACCAGGAAACCAATCAGACCATCATTTCCGGAATGGGCGAACTCCACCTTGAAATTTTGGTGGATCGGATGCTCCGGGAATTTAAAGTGGACGCCAACATCGGTAAGCCTCAGGTGGCCTACCGGGAGACCATTACCAGAGAGACGGAGATAGAACATCGTTTCATCCGTCAAACCGGTGGACGGGGTCAGTTTGGACACGTCTGGTTGCGCATTACACCAGGTGAGCCCGGCTCAGGGTTTGAGTTTATCGATCAGATCAAGGGCGGTGTGGTTCCCAGGGAGTATATTCCGGCTGTAGGCAAGGGGGTAGAAGAAGCCCTGACCAGTGGTGTCAAAGCGGGCTATCCCATGGTGGACTTGACGGTCACTCTCTACGACGGCTCATATCATGAGGTGGATTCCTCTGAAATGGCCTTCAAGATTGCCGGTTCCATGGCTACCAAGGAAGGGTGTGCCAAGGCAAGACCTGTTTTGCTTGAGCCGATTATGGCCGTTGAAGTGGAAATGCCGGAAGAGTATATGGGGGATATCATCGGCAACCTGAACTCCCGTCGAGGTCAGATTCAGGGGATGGAATCCGCCTCCGGCAATCAGGTGCAACTCGTCAAAGCAATGGTACCGCTGGCCAGCATGTTTGGATATGCGACGGATCTACGCTCTCAGACCCAGGGGCGAGGTACCTTCACCATGCAATTTGACCACTATGCGGAAGTGCCAACCAGTATCGCTGATGAGATTGTGGCGACAGTAAAAGGTTGA
- the rpsC gene encoding 30S ribosomal protein S3, protein MGQKVHPTGFRLGNTKTWDTRWYADKAYASLLLEDVRLREWLKNRLSHASVSKVVIERPAKKARINIHSARPGIIIGKKGADIEKLKQDLQKVASTDVQINIVEVRKPEAEAQLIAENVAQQLNRRVAFRRAMKRAVTSAMRLGAQGIRINCSGRLGGGEIARREWYREGRVPLHTLRADIEYGFAAAMTTYGIIGVKVWVFKGEIIDKDNT, encoded by the coding sequence ATGGGGCAAAAGGTTCATCCAACGGGATTTCGGCTAGGTAACACCAAAACCTGGGATACAAGGTGGTATGCAGACAAAGCGTACGCCTCCTTGCTCCTTGAAGATGTCCGGCTGCGGGAATGGCTGAAAAATCGCCTGTCTCACGCCAGCGTCTCCAAGGTGGTGATTGAAAGGCCAGCCAAAAAAGCCCGCATCAACATTCATTCGGCCAGGCCTGGTATCATCATTGGCAAGAAGGGCGCCGATATTGAAAAGTTGAAGCAGGACCTCCAGAAGGTTGCGAGTACCGACGTACAGATCAATATCGTCGAGGTTCGTAAACCCGAAGCGGAAGCCCAGCTCATCGCCGAAAATGTCGCCCAGCAGTTGAACCGACGGGTGGCTTTCAGACGGGCCATGAAAAGAGCGGTTACTTCGGCCATGCGACTGGGTGCCCAGGGAATACGAATCAACTGCTCTGGACGCCTGGGCGGTGGGGAAATTGCCCGCCGTGAATGGTACCGGGAAGGTCGTGTTCCGCTGCATACGCTGCGTGCCGACATTGAATATGGTTTTGCTGCGGCCATGACCACCTACGGAATCATCGGGGTTAAGGTCTGGGTCTTCAAAGGCGAAATCATCGATAAAGACAACACCTGA
- the rpsG gene encoding 30S ribosomal protein S7: MSRRREVAKREVNPDPTYGDKLVTKFMNCIMQDGKKALAERIFYGALDLIEEKTKNDPLQVFRDAVDNVRPAVEVRSRRVGGATYQVPVDVRPSRRQTLAIRWLVGFARARPEKTMRERLAGELMDAAARRGNTVKKRDDTHRMAEANKVFAHYRW; encoded by the coding sequence ATGTCCAGGCGTCGTGAAGTTGCCAAACGTGAGGTCAACCCAGACCCCACCTATGGAGACAAGCTGGTCACCAAATTTATGAACTGCATCATGCAGGACGGCAAAAAAGCTCTTGCCGAAAGAATCTTCTACGGCGCTTTGGATCTGATCGAGGAAAAAACCAAGAACGATCCTCTCCAGGTGTTTCGCGACGCAGTCGACAACGTCCGGCCAGCGGTTGAAGTGCGCTCCAGGCGGGTGGGTGGTGCAACCTACCAGGTTCCTGTTGATGTTCGACCCAGTCGACGCCAAACACTGGCCATACGCTGGCTGGTTGGGTTTGCCCGGGCACGGCCTGAAAAAACCATGCGGGAGCGATTGGCGGGTGAGCTGATGGATGCCGCCGCCCGTCGGGGTAACACCGTCAAAAAACGGGATGATACCCACCGTATGGCCGAGGCCAACAAGGTCTTCGCCCATTATCGTTGGTAA
- the rplD gene encoding 50S ribosomal protein L4 produces MELSLKDASNQELRTVQLSESVFGRRVRGDILAAMVNYQLAKRRSGTASSKGRSEIRGGGKKPYRQKGTGNARQGTVSAPQYRTGGVVFGPQPRDFGFKLTKKLRRLALLTALSAKRAAEEMVLIEDFGLTDIKTKAMKGILASLGVNGSALVVIAEEDRNVQLSARNLPGVTVLREEGVNTYDLLKHEKLVLTEAALQKLEGRLS; encoded by the coding sequence ATGGAACTTTCGTTAAAAGATGCCAGTAACCAGGAGCTCAGGACCGTCCAGCTGAGCGAGTCGGTCTTTGGCCGACGGGTTCGAGGCGATATTCTTGCAGCCATGGTCAACTACCAGTTGGCCAAACGGCGCTCGGGTACCGCCTCATCCAAGGGCCGTTCAGAAATTCGCGGTGGCGGCAAGAAGCCCTATCGCCAAAAAGGGACTGGTAACGCCCGTCAGGGAACCGTAAGTGCACCTCAGTATCGTACTGGTGGAGTGGTCTTTGGGCCCCAGCCCCGTGATTTTGGTTTCAAGCTGACCAAAAAACTAAGACGACTGGCTCTCTTGACCGCACTTTCCGCCAAACGGGCGGCTGAGGAGATGGTGCTGATTGAGGACTTCGGTCTGACCGATATCAAGACCAAGGCCATGAAGGGAATTCTTGCCAGCCTGGGAGTCAATGGCTCCGCTCTGGTGGTGATTGCCGAAGAAGATCGAAACGTCCAGCTTTCTGCCCGTAACCTGCCAGGCGTCACTGTTCTTCGAGAAGAGGGGGTCAACACCTATGACCTTCTCAAGCACGAAAAATTGGTTCTCACTGAGGCCGCGTTGCAAAAACTTGAAGGGAGGCTGTCATGA
- the rplP gene encoding 50S ribosomal protein L16 codes for MLQPKKTKFRKAHKGRVHGLATRGAELNFGNFGLKAMKAGRLSARQLEAARRAMTRHIKRGGRVWIRVFPDVPVTSKPAEVRQGKGKGNPEFWIARVKPGRILFEMEGVPRELAIDAMRLAGAKLPVATRFVER; via the coding sequence CTGCTGCAACCCAAAAAAACCAAGTTCAGAAAGGCGCACAAAGGCCGTGTTCACGGTCTGGCAACGCGCGGCGCTGAACTCAATTTCGGCAACTTCGGGCTCAAGGCCATGAAGGCGGGTCGACTTTCCGCCAGGCAACTTGAAGCTGCTCGTCGGGCCATGACCAGACACATCAAACGTGGTGGTCGAGTTTGGATCCGCGTATTTCCAGATGTGCCTGTTACCAGCAAACCCGCTGAGGTGCGTCAGGGTAAAGGTAAAGGTAATCCGGAATTCTGGATCGCCAGGGTCAAACCCGGTCGGATTCTTTTCGAGATGGAAGGGGTTCCCAGAGAGCTGGCAATAGATGCTATGCGTCTGGCTGGTGCCAAGCTGCCCGTCGCGACCCGATTCGTTGAGCGTTAA
- the rplB gene encoding 50S ribosomal protein L2 — MALKTYKPTSNGKRTQVSVDYAALHKGEPESTLLAPLHKTGGRNNKGRMTSRHIGGGHKRRYRIIDFHRNKVDITARVSRIEYDPNRTAFIALLVYADGEKRYILAPQRLQVGDQVFAGRTAGGVDVKPGNAMPLRIMPMGTVAHNIELRPGKGGQLARSAGSYVQLMGKEGKYAQLKMPSGEMRMVLLDCMATVGLVSNPDHGNTKEGKAGRARWRGRRPSVRGVAMNPVDHPHGGGEGKASGGRHPVTPWGVPTKGKKTRKKNKTSDRLIMRRR; from the coding sequence ATGGCGTTAAAAACTTACAAACCGACCTCCAACGGCAAACGTACTCAGGTGTCGGTGGATTATGCAGCCCTTCACAAGGGGGAGCCAGAGAGCACCCTGCTTGCCCCACTGCATAAAACCGGAGGACGCAACAACAAAGGACGCATGACTTCCCGTCACATTGGTGGTGGTCACAAGCGGCGTTATCGGATCATTGACTTCCACCGCAACAAGGTGGATATCACGGCACGGGTCTCCCGAATCGAGTATGATCCCAATCGTACTGCTTTTATCGCCTTGTTGGTTTACGCGGACGGTGAAAAGAGGTACATTCTGGCTCCCCAACGGTTACAGGTAGGGGATCAGGTGTTTGCAGGTCGGACTGCTGGGGGGGTAGATGTCAAACCCGGCAACGCCATGCCTCTGCGCATCATGCCTATGGGTACGGTCGCGCACAATATTGAATTGAGACCCGGAAAGGGTGGGCAACTGGCTCGATCCGCAGGAAGCTATGTACAGCTGATGGGTAAAGAAGGTAAATATGCCCAGCTGAAGATGCCCTCTGGTGAAATGCGAATGGTCCTGCTTGACTGCATGGCCACCGTAGGGCTGGTTTCCAACCCCGATCATGGCAATACCAAAGAAGGCAAGGCTGGACGGGCACGTTGGCGTGGTCGTCGGCCTTCGGTACGCGGCGTTGCCATGAACCCGGTGGATCATCCCCACGGTGGTGGTGAAGGTAAGGCTTCAGGTGGACGGCATCCCGTCACACCTTGGGGCGTTCCCACCAAGGGTAAGAAGACACGCAAGAAGAATAAGACGTCGGATCGCTTGATCATGCGTCGTCGCTGA
- the rplX gene encoding 50S ribosomal protein L24 yields the protein MSNSFHTNLRKGDQVVVIAGKDKGKRGGILQILPKKNAVLVEKVNMIKRHTKQAREQEGGIVEKEAPIHISNVMLHDPTSGKGTRIGKKFLKDGRKVRVARASGEDLDK from the coding sequence ATGTCAAACAGTTTCCATACCAATCTTCGTAAAGGGGACCAAGTGGTCGTCATTGCGGGGAAGGACAAGGGTAAGCGCGGGGGGATTTTGCAGATACTCCCCAAAAAGAACGCCGTGCTGGTTGAAAAAGTCAACATGATCAAGCGCCATACCAAACAGGCGCGGGAGCAGGAAGGGGGAATCGTTGAAAAAGAAGCCCCCATCCACATCTCCAATGTCATGCTGCATGATCCGACCAGTGGTAAAGGCACCCGAATCGGAAAAAAATTCCTAAAGGATGGCCGTAAAGTCAGGGTGGCGCGCGCCTCTGGGGAAGACCTGGACAAATAG
- the rplV gene encoding 50S ribosomal protein L22 translates to MSSEAVAKVMNVRVSPQKARLVINQIRGMNVEKALQTLEFSRKKVARQVQETLKSAIANAENNLGLDVDTLIVSKAFVDEGITAKRFMPRARGRASRILKRMSHITLAVRSQEE, encoded by the coding sequence ATGTCAAGCGAAGCAGTCGCAAAAGTAATGAATGTCAGGGTATCTCCCCAGAAAGCTCGATTGGTTATCAACCAAATTCGTGGCATGAATGTGGAGAAAGCTCTGCAGACCCTGGAATTTTCCAGAAAAAAGGTGGCGCGACAGGTACAGGAAACGTTAAAGTCCGCCATCGCCAATGCCGAGAACAATCTAGGCTTGGATGTGGATACCCTGATCGTATCGAAAGCCTTCGTTGATGAAGGGATTACCGCCAAGCGGTTTATGCCCAGAGCAAGAGGCCGGGCAAGCCGAATTTTAAAGCGGATGTCTCACATCACCCTGGCGGTTCGGTCCCAGGAGGAGTAG
- the rplN gene encoding 50S ribosomal protein L14, producing the protein MIQVQTILDAADNSGAKKVQCLKVLGGSKRRYARVGDVITVAVKSAIPRGKVKKGEIAKAVVVRTRKEVTREDGSYIRFDSNAAVLINNAGEPIGTRIFGPVPRELRGRNYMKIVSLAPEVL; encoded by the coding sequence ATGATTCAGGTACAAACCATACTGGATGCGGCCGACAACTCCGGGGCAAAAAAGGTTCAGTGCCTCAAAGTCCTTGGTGGCTCCAAGCGTCGCTATGCCCGAGTGGGTGATGTCATCACCGTTGCGGTGAAGTCAGCCATCCCCAGAGGTAAAGTCAAAAAAGGCGAAATCGCCAAAGCTGTTGTTGTGAGAACCCGAAAAGAAGTTACTCGGGAGGATGGTAGTTACATCCGTTTTGACAGCAACGCTGCGGTTTTGATCAACAACGCCGGCGAACCCATCGGCACCCGTATCTTCGGTCCGGTTCCCCGGGAACTCCGTGGTCGTAATTATATGAAAATCGTCTCTTTGGCCCCGGAAGTACTCTAG
- the rpsS gene encoding 30S ribosomal protein S19 → MARSIKKGPFYDEYLLQKVEKLQSDSRKELIKTWSRRSTIIPEFVGYTFGVHNGRKFIPVLVTENMVGHKLGEFAPTRIHHGHAGGKKAVRR, encoded by the coding sequence GTGGCACGGTCCATCAAAAAAGGTCCATTCTACGACGAATACCTTCTTCAGAAGGTAGAAAAGCTGCAGTCCGATAGCCGTAAAGAGCTGATCAAGACCTGGTCCAGGCGCTCAACGATCATTCCGGAGTTTGTCGGCTACACCTTCGGTGTTCACAACGGCAGGAAGTTTATTCCGGTCCTGGTGACGGAAAACATGGTCGGTCACAAACTGGGGGAATTTGCACCTACCCGGATCCACCATGGTCATGCTGGCGGCAAAAAAGCGGTACGCCGTTAG
- the rpsJ gene encoding 30S ribosomal protein S10, with protein MNNEKIRIRLKAYDHRILDQSTGEIVQTARRTGANIRGPIPLPTQISRYTVLRSPHVDKKSREQFEMRTHKRLIDILNPTPQTVDALMKLDLAAGVNVEIKL; from the coding sequence ATGAACAACGAAAAAATACGTATTCGGTTGAAAGCGTACGATCATCGGATACTCGACCAGTCAACGGGTGAGATCGTACAGACCGCCCGGCGGACAGGTGCCAATATCCGTGGGCCGATACCGCTGCCCACCCAGATCAGCCGATACACGGTGTTGCGCTCGCCCCACGTGGACAAAAAGTCCCGGGAGCAGTTCGAAATGCGCACCCATAAGCGACTGATTGATATCCTCAACCCTACCCCACAAACGGTAGATGCCTTGATGAAGTTGGACTTGGCTGCCGGGGTGAATGTTGAGATCAAGCTTTAG
- the rpmC gene encoding 50S ribosomal protein L29 — MNSSELRTLSEAALQDKLKELHQESFNLRFQHATAQLDNTARIRQVRRNVARVMTVLGERTADKQES, encoded by the coding sequence ATGAATAGCAGTGAATTGAGAACCCTTTCTGAGGCAGCCTTGCAGGATAAGCTCAAGGAGCTTCATCAAGAATCATTCAACCTGCGATTCCAGCATGCTACGGCTCAGCTGGACAACACTGCCCGGATTCGTCAGGTACGCCGTAATGTGGCCAGGGTCATGACAGTTCTCGGCGAACGAACTGCGGATAAACAGGAGAGCTGA
- a CDS encoding 30S ribosomal protein S12 yields the protein MPTVNQLVRLGRKAQVKKTNVPAMESCPQKRGVCTRVYTTTPKKPNSALRKVARVRLTNGHEVTVYIPGESHNLQEHAVVLIRGGRVKDLPGVRYHIIRGTLDTQGVKDRKQGRSKYGAKRPR from the coding sequence ATGCCGACCGTTAACCAGTTGGTCCGCCTCGGGCGGAAAGCCCAGGTAAAAAAGACCAACGTTCCGGCGATGGAAAGTTGTCCCCAGAAGCGCGGGGTTTGTACCCGGGTCTATACGACTACTCCGAAGAAGCCGAACTCGGCCCTTCGCAAGGTTGCTCGCGTTCGTCTAACCAACGGCCACGAAGTAACGGTCTACATTCCCGGAGAGAGCCACAACCTCCAGGAGCATGCCGTTGTTTTGATTCGCGGTGGTCGTGTGAAGGATCTTCCTGGTGTTCGCTACCACATCATCCGGGGCACCCTGGATACCCAGGGAGTCAAGGACCGTAAGCAAGGGCGTTCCAAATACGGTGCAAAGCGTCCCAGGTAG
- the tuf gene encoding elongation factor Tu, translated as MSKAKFERTKPHVNIGTIGHVDHGKTTLTAAITKTLAAKGGAEFMAYDQIDAAPEERERGITIATAHVEYETDSRHYAHVDCPGHADYIKNMITGAAQMDGGILVVSAADGPMPQTREHILLARQVGVPALVVYMNKADQVDDPELLELVELEVRELLSQYDFPGDDIPVIIGSALHALEGKGGEMAEDSITRLMAAVDEYIPEPDRPLDGPFLMPIEDVFTISGRGTVVTGRVERGIVKVGESIEIVGMKATTTTTCTGVEMFRKLLDEGRAGDNIGALLRGVKREDVERGQVLAKPGSIKPHTKFEAECYVLTKEEGGRHTPFFSNYRPQFYFRTTDVTGILHLPEGVEMVMPGDNVSMVVELIAPIAMEQGLRFAIREGGRTVGAGVVSKVVE; from the coding sequence ATGTCCAAGGCGAAATTTGAACGCACCAAACCCCATGTCAACATTGGGACGATTGGCCATGTTGACCACGGCAAAACGACGCTGACGGCGGCGATTACCAAGACACTGGCGGCGAAGGGCGGGGCCGAGTTTATGGCCTACGACCAGATCGACGCAGCCCCTGAAGAGCGTGAGCGCGGTATCACGATTGCGACGGCCCATGTTGAATATGAGACCGACTCCCGCCACTATGCCCATGTGGACTGCCCGGGGCATGCGGACTATATCAAGAACATGATCACGGGTGCGGCCCAGATGGATGGCGGAATTCTGGTTGTGTCTGCAGCGGACGGCCCGATGCCCCAGACCCGGGAGCACATTTTGTTGGCCCGCCAGGTGGGTGTGCCTGCTCTGGTGGTCTATATGAACAAGGCCGATCAGGTTGACGATCCCGAGCTTCTGGAGCTGGTTGAGCTGGAAGTGCGTGAGCTTTTGAGCCAGTACGACTTTCCCGGCGACGACATTCCGGTGATCATTGGATCTGCTCTCCATGCCCTGGAAGGCAAGGGCGGGGAGATGGCTGAGGATTCGATCACCCGGCTGATGGCTGCGGTGGACGAATATATTCCTGAGCCGGACCGTCCCCTGGATGGCCCCTTTCTGATGCCCATTGAAGATGTTTTCACGATTTCCGGTCGTGGTACGGTGGTGACGGGAAGGGTGGAGCGGGGCATCGTCAAGGTGGGTGAGTCCATCGAGATTGTCGGCATGAAGGCGACCACGACCACCACCTGTACGGGTGTGGAGATGTTCCGCAAGCTTTTGGACGAGGGCCGAGCTGGTGACAACATCGGTGCCCTGCTGCGCGGTGTGAAGCGCGAGGATGTGGAGCGTGGTCAGGTTTTGGCCAAGCCCGGCTCGATCAAGCCCCACACCAAGTTTGAAGCGGAATGCTATGTGTTGACCAAGGAGGAGGGTGGGCGTCATACACCTTTCTTCAGCAACTACCGGCCTCAGTTTTATTTTCGCACCACGGACGTCACGGGTATTTTGCATCTGCCTGAAGGGGTTGAGATGGTGATGCCCGGCGATAACGTATCCATGGTGGTGGAGCTGATTGCCCCGATCGCCATGGAGCAGGGGCTGCGATTTGCGATCCGCGAAGGTGGCCGTACGGTGGGCGCTGGAGTGGTATCGAAGGTTGTCGAGTAA
- the rplW gene encoding 50S ribosomal protein L23 has protein sequence MSDQTTLFKVLRAPRVTEKATLCLEKGNQVVFEVATWANKPQIKAAIEKFFDVNVVSIQTVNVKGKNKRFGRLMGRRNDWKKAVVRLQEGQSIDFHANA, from the coding sequence ATGAGTGACCAAACAACTCTTTTCAAGGTACTTCGCGCCCCCAGGGTAACTGAAAAAGCGACTCTCTGTCTGGAAAAGGGCAATCAGGTCGTTTTTGAAGTGGCCACCTGGGCTAATAAGCCACAGATCAAGGCAGCAATAGAAAAATTTTTCGACGTCAACGTGGTCTCTATTCAGACCGTCAACGTCAAAGGCAAGAACAAAAGGTTTGGACGTCTGATGGGGCGGCGCAATGATTGGAAAAAGGCCGTGGTCCGTCTTCAGGAAGGCCAATCCATCGATTTTCATGCCAACGCCTGA
- the rpsQ gene encoding 30S ribosomal protein S17, protein MAKRVMQGVVVSDKMDKTIVVKVERRVRHPLYGKITRRSKKYKAHDSENVFKAGDVVRIEECQPLSRDKRWRVLEKEGP, encoded by the coding sequence ATGGCCAAAAGGGTAATGCAGGGTGTCGTTGTAAGCGACAAAATGGACAAGACCATCGTGGTCAAAGTAGAGCGGCGGGTACGCCATCCGCTTTACGGAAAGATCACGCGTAGGTCAAAAAAATACAAAGCTCACGACTCAGAAAACGTTTTTAAAGCTGGGGATGTGGTACGGATCGAAGAGTGCCAACCCCTGAGTCGTGACAAGCGCTGGCGGGTTCTGGAAAAGGAAGGGCCATGA
- the rplC gene encoding 50S ribosomal protein L3, protein MAAGLIGRKIGMTQMFAEDGRRLPVTVLQVGPCPVVAKKTLDRDGYDAVQLGFLEQKPSRISKPVKGQFANAKVAPTQFLREFRVDDPEQYQIGDLLKVDRFEVDRFVDVTGRSIGKGFAGVVKRWGFKGGRASHGAHKTHRAPGSIGQCQYPGRVFKNKKMAGHMGDITVTVQNLQIAGVDVEKNLLMVKGGIPGSKGSLVLIRNAIKKGGS, encoded by the coding sequence ATGGCTGCTGGACTGATTGGCCGAAAAATCGGCATGACACAAATGTTTGCTGAAGATGGACGTCGTCTACCTGTGACAGTTCTACAGGTCGGCCCCTGTCCGGTCGTAGCCAAAAAAACCCTTGATCGGGATGGTTATGATGCAGTTCAGCTTGGTTTCCTTGAGCAAAAGCCTTCCCGGATCAGCAAGCCGGTCAAGGGACAATTTGCCAATGCCAAAGTGGCGCCGACGCAATTCCTCAGGGAATTTCGGGTGGACGACCCGGAGCAGTACCAAATTGGCGATCTTCTCAAAGTGGATCGCTTTGAGGTAGACCGATTTGTAGACGTAACCGGTCGCTCCATCGGAAAAGGTTTCGCCGGTGTGGTCAAACGCTGGGGCTTCAAAGGCGGACGTGCCTCCCACGGCGCGCACAAAACCCATCGGGCTCCTGGATCCATCGGTCAATGCCAATATCCAGGCCGGGTATTCAAGAATAAAAAGATGGCTGGCCACATGGGAGACATCACGGTAACCGTGCAAAATCTGCAAATTGCCGGTGTGGATGTAGAGAAAAACCTGTTGATGGTGAAGGGTGGAATCCCTGGATCCAAGGGCAGCCTGGTTTTGATTCGGAACGCCATCAAAAAAGGCGGCTCCTAA
- the rplE gene encoding 50S ribosomal protein L5 codes for MARLKAFYKEKVVPELKEKFSYRNIMQIPRLEKIVINMGVGQAIVDKNLLEGALKDMIAISGQKAVITRARKSIAGFKLRQGQAVGCRVTLRGDRMYEFLDRLINTALPRVRDFRGVSKKAFDGRGNYALGLKEQIIFPEIDYDKVDKVRGMDIVITTSAKTDDEARALLKGFSMPFKN; via the coding sequence ATGGCAAGGTTGAAAGCGTTTTACAAGGAGAAGGTTGTTCCGGAGCTCAAAGAAAAGTTCAGCTATCGGAACATCATGCAGATCCCCCGCCTGGAGAAGATTGTCATCAACATGGGGGTGGGACAGGCTATCGTCGACAAAAATCTGCTGGAGGGGGCACTCAAAGATATGATTGCCATCTCCGGGCAGAAGGCCGTTATCACCAGAGCGCGGAAATCCATCGCTGGATTCAAACTGCGTCAAGGCCAAGCCGTCGGATGTCGTGTGACCCTGAGAGGGGACCGGATGTATGAGTTTCTGGATCGACTGATCAACACCGCTCTACCGCGTGTACGTGACTTTCGAGGCGTTTCCAAAAAAGCCTTCGATGGTCGTGGAAATTATGCGCTGGGGCTTAAGGAACAGATCATCTTTCCGGAAATCGACTACGACAAGGTGGATAAAGTCCGGGGCATGGACATCGTGATTACGACGTCAGCCAAAACCGATGACGAGGCACGTGCCCTGCTCAAAGGTTTTAGCATGCCTTTCAAGAACTAA